A window of the Brassica napus cultivar Da-Ae chromosome C5, Da-Ae, whole genome shotgun sequence genome harbors these coding sequences:
- the LOC106427126 gene encoding uncharacterized protein LOC106427126 isoform X1 produces MVKVIDSHYLTITAIVTVVYQFIFFVITALFKFDQVTDFAGSTNFVILAVLTLVLKGTWHFRQVVLTSLVVVWGLRLGMFLLMRILKWGEDRRFDEMRENMGKLVVFWTLQAVWVWTVSLPVTLVNASNGGRLFQPADVIGWTMFVAGLLVEAIADQQKLLFKNRQENKGRWCDVGLWKYSRHPNYFGEMLLWWGIYVASLPVLKGAEYLVIVGPIFLTLLLFFVSGIPLLEESADKKYGNLGAYRHYKKTTSPLILLPRGVYGYLPKWCKTVFLFEFPLYSKNLPQETTVCDRGNSKKKH; encoded by the exons ATGGTAAAGGTAATCGATTCCCATTACCTGACCATCACCGCCATTGTCACC GTGGTGTATCAATTCATATTCTTCGTAATCACAGCTCTTTTCAAATTCGATCAAGTTACCGACTTTGCCG GAAGTACAAACTTCGTGATACTTGCTGTCTTGACTCTGGTTCTCAAAGGCACTTGGCATTTTCGTCAG GTAGTCTTGACTTCACTAGTAGTCGTATGGGGACTTCGTCTTGGCATGTTCCTCCTTATGCG GATCCTGAAATGGGGTGAAGATCGACGCTTTGATGAAATGCGTGAAAACATGGGGAAACTAGTAGTCTTTTGGACTCTTCAG GCCGTGTGGGTTTGGACAGTTAGTTTACCTGTTACTCTTGTTAATGCAAGCAACGGTGGAAGATTGTTTCAGCCCGCAGATGTTATTGGTTGGACTATGTTTGTTGCAGGGTTATTGGTTGAAGCTATAGCTGATCAACAAAAGCTTCTATTTAAGAATCgtcaagaaaataaaggaaGATGGTGCGATGTTGGACTGTGGAAGTATTCACGCCATCCAAACTACTTTGGAGAG ATGTTACTCTGGTGGGGCATATATGTGGCTTCATTGCCTGTTCTTAAAGGTGCAGAGTACCTTGTCATAGTTGGACCAATCTTTCTCACTTTGCTGCTTTTCTTCGTTAGTGGCATACCATTACTCGAG GAATCGGCAGACAAAAAGTACGGTAACTTGGGAGCTTATAGACACTATAAGAAGACAACCAG TCCCCTGATTCTGTTACCGCGAGGAGTGTACGGGTACTTACCAAAGTGGTGCAAAACAGTCTTTCTCTTTGAGTTTCCATTGTACAGCAAGAATCTCCCTCAAGAAACTACAGTCTG TGATAGAGGAAACTCAAAAAAGAAGCATTGA
- the LOC106427179 gene encoding probable calcium-binding protein CML27: MASGNPVTAKPTPAPVDMANPEELKKVFDQFDSNGDGKISVTELGGVFKAMGTSFTETELNRVLEEVDTDRDGFINVDEFSALCRSSSSASEIRDAFDLYDQDKNGLISAAELHQVLNRLGMSCSVEDCTKMIGPVDADGDGNVNFEEFQKMMTSSSLANSNNGSAPAAAANGGSA; this comes from the coding sequence atggcaagTGGTAACCCTGTAACCGCCAAACCCACGCCTGCACCGGTGGACATGGCGAATCCCGAGGAGCTCAAGAAGGTTTTCGACCAGTTCGACTCCAACGGCGACGGCAAGATCTCGGTGACCGAGCTCGGAGGCGTTTTCAAGGCCATGGGGACTTCCTTCACCGAGACGGAGCTCAACCGCGTCCTGGAGGAGGTCGACACCGATCGCGACGGCTTCATCAACGTGGACGAGTTCTCCGCTCTCTGCCGCTCGTCCTCCTCCGCTTCCGAGATCCGCGACGCCTTCGATTTGTACGATCAGGACAAGAACGGGCTCATCTCCGCGGCCGAGCTCCACCAGGTGCTTAACCGCCTCGGGATGTCGTGCTCCGTGGAGGACTGCACTAAGATGATCGGGCCTGTGGACGCTGACGGCGACGGGAATGTCAATTTCGAGGAGTTTCAGAAGATGATGACGTCTTCCTCCCTCGCTAACAGCAACAACGGATCCGCTCCTGCTGCGGCGGCGAACGGTGGTTCGGCCTAG
- the LOC106427125 gene encoding golgin candidate 2-like, producing MANWISSKLKAAETILQQIDQQAAESLRKDDKPETHEEVFETSSKSSSPVSLKDQLRKKTYDGSDSGGGSQRNSTEQKPSYLSSSKNLRKSDQSREKTTSSPLQSLKQEKPTTLTDADWTELLSAPSNQGTSTPKPRTPRGASVIRGLKKDVKRQGNGGKSPSVSDAKRSEKTSSGNVVDSRGKSQKQMNKEPSASSSDTKNVSQNIFVKSTHKESENAEPPSLDDSTKSAKETLPREPLPSAGKQVRGEILRRNVSDGLKRKDSSLSSDESESDYESDSSTDSERERQREERRRRREKVFAEKVAAKAVAVIKERENMVARLEGEKESLEKVVEERAKQQAQEAAELQTNMMETLEAADLEKQKHNNTRMEVFSRLAGLEAANAELTRSLAAGQKKLEAQIDQVAVLREQVELKESALEGLKRKTSNIRGSGNLVNKLDASRGDMFEHQMLEAEISLLTDKIGWLQDKANKLEADINTMRKELEEPTEVEIELKRRLDQLTDHLIQKQSQVEALSSEKATISFRIEAVSRLIEENKGMSATEASSQDLEAGEWKLSGSKFKPAFQDKIRSGKRHLGWLVMQLNAIFVSGTVFLRRNPIAKVWALVYLVCLHLWVLYILLSHSSDSSSSELRSGAVISLENFNNSSLQ from the exons ATGGCGAATTGGATCTCGTCGAAGCTCAAAGCCGCCGAAACCATTCTTCAACAG ATCGATCAGCAGGCAGCAGAGTCTCTTCGAAAAGATGACAAGCCTGAGACACATGAAGAGGTGTTCGAGACCTCTTCGAAATCTTCAAGTCCCGTTTCTTTGAAAGATCAGTTGAGGAAGAAAACGTATGATGGTAGTGACTCTGGTGGTGGATCTCAGAGAAACTCAACTGAGCAAAAGCCTAGCTACTTAAGTAGCAGTAAAAATCTACGCAAGTCAGATCAATCCCGAGAAAAGACAACGAGTTCACCGTTACAAAGTTTGAAACAAGAGAAACCTACTACACTCACTGACGCTGACTGGACTGAACTTCTGAGTGCTCCTTCGAATCAGGGGACCAGTACTCCAAAGCCTCGTACTCCCCGTGGAGCATCTGTGATTCGGGGATTGAAGAAGGATGTAAAAAGGCAAGGGAATGGGGGGAAAAGTCCTTCGGTGTCTGATGCAAAGAGGAGTGAGAAGACTAGTAGTGGTAATGTGGTTGATTCAAGAGGGAAGTCACAAAAACAGATGAACAAGGAACCAAGTGCTAGCTCTTCTGATACTAAGAATGTTTCTCAGAATATATTTGTGAAGTCAACTCACAAGGAGAGTGAGAATGCTGAGCCACCTTCCCTGGATGACTCCACAAAATCTGCCAAGGAGACTCTCCCTAGAGAACCATTACCGAGTGCTGGAAAACAAGTGAGGGGAGAAATTTTGCGGAGAAATGTTTCTGATGGTTTAAAGAGGAAGGATTCTTCCTTGTCCAGCGATGAATCTGAATCGGATTATGAGTCCGATTCAAGCACGGACTCTGAGAGGGAGCGTCAGAGGGAGGAgcggaggagaagaagagagaaagttttcGCTGAAAAAGTTGCAGCAAAAGCTGTAGCGGTCATCAAAGAGCGAGAGAATATGGTAGCGAGACTTGAAGGTGaaaaagagagtttagagaaAGTAGTTGAGGAACGAGCTAAACAACAGGCACAAGag GCTGCGGAATTGCAAACAAACATGATGGAAACACTGGAAGCTGCCGACCTTGAAAAGCAGAAGCATAACAACACTAGGATGGAAGTTTTCTCACGCTTGGCCGGATTAGAG GCGGCAAACGCTGAACTTACAAGATCGCTTGCTGCTGGGCAGAAGAAGCTTGAAGCTCAG ATAGACCAGGTAGCAGTTCTCCGAGAACAAGTTGAGCTTAAAGAGTCTGCTCTTGAAG GACTGAAGCGAAAAACTTCTAATATCCGAGGAAGTGGAAATCTCGTAAACAAG TTGGATGCTTCTAGAGGAGATATGTTCGAACACCAGATGCTTGAAGCAGAGATTTCTTTGCTGACTGATAAAATCGGGTGGTTACAAGATAAG GCAAATAAACTGGAAGCAGACATCAATACGATGAGGAAAGAACTCGAAGAACCAACTGAAGTGGAAATTGAACTGAAACGAAGACTTGACCAGCTAACTGACCATCTTATTCAAAAACAATCCCAG GTCGAAGCGCTATCCTCGGAGAAAGCAACTATATCGTTTAGAATCGAG GCCGTATCAAGGCTTATAGAAGAAAACAAAGGTATGTCTGCAACCGAAGCCTCGTCCCAAGATCTTGAAGCAGGAGAATGGAAACTGTCAGGATCAAAGTTCAAACCAGCTTTTCAAGATAAAATCAGGTCAGGCAAGAGACATTTGGGATGGTTAGTGATGCAACTAAACGCTATATTCGTCTCTGGAACTGTCTTCTTGCGTAGAAACCCCATTGCAAAAGTCTGGGCTTTGGTCTATCTGGTTTGCCTTCATCTCTGGGTGCTATACATTTTACTCTCTCATTCCAGTGATTCTTCCTCAAGTGAACTCAGATCAGGTGCAGTTATTTCCTTAGAGAATTTCAATAATAGTTCCCTTCAATAG
- the LOC106427090 gene encoding LOW QUALITY PROTEIN: thaumatin-like protein (The sequence of the model RefSeq protein was modified relative to this genomic sequence to represent the inferred CDS: substituted 1 base at 1 genomic stop codon), whose amino-acid sequence MASLNLFTFAFLLLISHASASTVVFLNKCRYPVWPGIQPSAGQNILAGGGFKLPANKAYTLQLPPLWSGRFXGRHGCTFDRSGRGRCATGDCGGSLTCNGAGGSPPATLAEITLGQELDFYDVSLVDGYNLAMSIMPVKGRGQCSYAGCVSDLNRMCPVGLQVRSRNGKRVLACKSACSAFNSPQYCCTGTFGNPLTCKPTSYSKIFKVACPKAYSYAYDDPTSIATCSKANYIVTFCPHHRR is encoded by the exons ATGGCTTCACTAAACCTCTTCACCTTCGCTTTCCTTCTTCTTATCTCTCACGcttcag CTTCAACGGTAGTATTCCTCAACAAATGCAGATATCCAGTGTGGCCAGGCATCCAGCCCAGCGCCGGCCAAAACATACTCGCCGGCGGTGGATTTAAGCTTCCTGCTAACAAAGCCTACACCCTTCAGCTCCCACCGCTTTGGTCCGGCCGCTTCTGAGGTCGCCACGGCTGCACATTCGACAGATCTGGCCGTGGTCGCTGCGCCACCGGAGATTGCGGCGGTTCTCTCACCTGCAACGGTGCCGGCGGTTCACCTCCGGCCACTCTCGCAGAAATCACCCTCGGACAAGAGCTTGACTTCTATGACGTCAGCCTCGTCGACGG TTATAACCTCGCTATGTCGATAATGCCGGTGAAAGGTAGAGGTCAATGTAGCTACGCCGGTTGTGTAAGCGATCTAAACCGGATGTGTCCGGTTGGGTTACAAGTCCGGTCACGCAACGGGAAACGGGTGTTAGCCTGTAAAAGCGCTTGCTCTGCCTTCAACTCACCACAGTACTGTTGTACCGGCACGTTCGGTAACCCACTCACCTGCAAGCCAACGTCTTACTCCAAAATCTTCAAGGTCGCTTGCCCTAAAGCTTATTCTTACGCTTACGACGACCCAACCAGCATCGCAACTTGTTCCAAGGCTAACTACATCGTCACCTTTTGCCCTCACCATCGCCGTTAA
- the LOC106427126 gene encoding uncharacterized protein LOC106427126 isoform X2: MVKVIDSHYLTITAIVTVVYQFIFFVITALFKFDQVTDFAGSTNFVILAVLTLVLKGTWHFRQVVLTSLVVVWGLRLGMFLLMRILKWGEDRRFDEMRENMGKLVVFWTLQAVWVWTVSLPVTLVNASNGGRLFQPADVIGWTMFVAGLLVEAIADQQKLLFKNRQENKGRWCDVGLWKYSRHPNYFGEMLLWWGIYVASLPVLKGAEYLVIVGPIFLTLLLFFVSGIPLLEESADKKYGNLGAYRHYKKTTSPLILLPRGVYGYLPKWCKTVFLFEFPLYSKNLPQETTV; the protein is encoded by the exons ATGGTAAAGGTAATCGATTCCCATTACCTGACCATCACCGCCATTGTCACC GTGGTGTATCAATTCATATTCTTCGTAATCACAGCTCTTTTCAAATTCGATCAAGTTACCGACTTTGCCG GAAGTACAAACTTCGTGATACTTGCTGTCTTGACTCTGGTTCTCAAAGGCACTTGGCATTTTCGTCAG GTAGTCTTGACTTCACTAGTAGTCGTATGGGGACTTCGTCTTGGCATGTTCCTCCTTATGCG GATCCTGAAATGGGGTGAAGATCGACGCTTTGATGAAATGCGTGAAAACATGGGGAAACTAGTAGTCTTTTGGACTCTTCAG GCCGTGTGGGTTTGGACAGTTAGTTTACCTGTTACTCTTGTTAATGCAAGCAACGGTGGAAGATTGTTTCAGCCCGCAGATGTTATTGGTTGGACTATGTTTGTTGCAGGGTTATTGGTTGAAGCTATAGCTGATCAACAAAAGCTTCTATTTAAGAATCgtcaagaaaataaaggaaGATGGTGCGATGTTGGACTGTGGAAGTATTCACGCCATCCAAACTACTTTGGAGAG ATGTTACTCTGGTGGGGCATATATGTGGCTTCATTGCCTGTTCTTAAAGGTGCAGAGTACCTTGTCATAGTTGGACCAATCTTTCTCACTTTGCTGCTTTTCTTCGTTAGTGGCATACCATTACTCGAG GAATCGGCAGACAAAAAGTACGGTAACTTGGGAGCTTATAGACACTATAAGAAGACAACCAG TCCCCTGATTCTGTTACCGCGAGGAGTGTACGGGTACTTACCAAAGTGGTGCAAAACAGTCTTTCTCTTTGAGTTTCCATTGTACAGCAAGAATCTCCCTCAAGAAACTACAGTCTG